From Etheostoma cragini isolate CJK2018 chromosome 1, CSU_Ecrag_1.0, whole genome shotgun sequence, a single genomic window includes:
- the chrna5 gene encoding neuronal acetylcholine receptor subunit alpha-5: MMLRAGGAATSLGLLLLLLLCCCHLCHSLRVPKLSSFAKAEDKLFKYLFVNYQKWVRPVEYLNQTIRVKFGLAISQLVDVDEKNQRMTTNVWMKQEWLDRKLRWNPDEYLGITTIRVPSNRIWLPDVVLYDNSDGRFEGTVTKAVVKYDGTISWTPPANYKSACTIDVTFFPFDLQNCSMKFGSWTYDGSQVDIILEDFHVDKQDYFDNGEWEIVKATGSRGLRTDGSSSYPTITYFFIIRRLPLFYTLFLIIPCIGLSFLTILVFYLPSNGGEKISLCTSVLVSLTVFLLVIEEIIPSSSKAIPLIGEYLVFTMIFVTLSIIITVFAINIHHRSSSTHHGMAPWVRRIFLHRLPKLLCMRSHVDRYDPAGAARAGGAVGQGLTEDSAPELTPLLYTRHNLQAALDSIRYINMHVVKENEVREVVQDWKFVAQVLDRVFLWAFLLVSILGTALLFIPVIYKWANIIVPNHAGSTF; encoded by the exons GGGTTCCAAAACTCTCCTCTTTTGCAAAGGCAGAGGACAAGCTGTTCAAATACCTCTTTGTAAACTACCAAAAATGGGTCCGTCCAGTGGAATACCTTAACCAGACGATCCGTGTGAAGTTTGGGCTGGCCATCTCCCAGTTAGTTGATGTG GATGAGAAAAACCAGCGAATGACAACCAATGTGTGGATGAAACAG GAGTGGCTTGACAGGAAACTCAGATGGAACCCTGATGAATATCTGGGCATCACAACTATCCGAGTCCCATCTAACAGGATCTGGCTCCCTGACGTGGTACTGTATGATAA tTCAGATGGGCGTTTTGAGGGTACTGTCACCAAGGCAGTTGTTAAGTATGATGGAACCATATCATGGACGCCACCAGCCAACTACAAGTCAGCTTGCACCATTGATGTCACCTTCTTCCCCTTTGATCTCCAGAATTGCTCAATGAAGTTTGGTTCCTGGACATATGATGGCTCCCAG GTGGACATAATTCTGGAGGACTTTCATGTGGACAAGCAGGACTATTTTGACAACGGTGAATGGGAGATAGTAAAAGCCACAGGCAGCCGTGGTCTAAGGACAGACGGCAGCTCTTCCTATCCCACCATCACCTACTTCTTCATCATTCGCCGGTTGCCTCTTTTCTACACCCTTTTTCTCATCATCCCCTGCATTGGCCTTTCTTTCCTTACCATCCTTGTCTTCTATCTGCCCTCCAACGGCGGCGAGAAGATCTCCCTCTGCACCTCAGTTCTGGTGTCGCTCACAGTTTTCCTCCTGGTCATTGAGGAAATTATTCCTTCATCTTCGAAGGCCATCCCTCTCATCGGGGAGTACCTGGTCTTCACTATGATCTTTGTCACGctctccatcatcatcaccgTCTTCGCCATCAACATCCACCATCGCTCCTCTTCTACCCATCATGGCATGGCACCCTGGGTGAGGAGGATCTTCCTGCATCGACTGCCTAAGCTGCTGTGCATGCGCAGCCACGTGGACCGTTACGACCCAGCTGGAGCAGCCAGAGCAGGAGGAGCAGTAGGACAGGGTTTGACGGAGGACTCAGCACCTGAACTGACACCTCTGCTCTACACCAGGCATAACCTACAAGCAGCGTTGGATTCTATTCGCTACATAAACATGCATGTAGTTAAAGAAAATGAGGTCAGAGAG GTGGTTCAAGATTGGAAATTTGTAGCCCAAGTCTTGGATCGAGTGTTTCTTTGGGCCTTCCTCCTGGTGTCGATCCTGGGCACTGCTCTCCTCTTCATCCCAGTCATTTACAAGTGGGCCAACATCATTGTCCCTAACCATGCTGGAAGTACCTTCTGA